A part of Thermodesulfovibrionales bacterium genomic DNA contains:
- the lptB gene encoding LPS export ABC transporter ATP-binding protein: MFQAKNLTKRYGSRPVVIDISLQVNRGEIVGLLGPNGAGKTTTFYMLIGVIKCDSGAVLLDGEDITGYPMYLRARKGIGYLPQEPSIFRKLTVRENIKAVLEFTEVDKEGLDKRVNEIIEEFKLKEFSEREGYRLSGGERRRTEIARMLSLSPSYVLFDEPFAGIDPITITELKKMINYIREKNVGIIITDHNVRDTLSITDRAYIINDGRILAHGTPEELIKNESVKKIYLGEEFNL, translated from the coding sequence ATGTTCCAAGCAAAAAATCTGACCAAGAGATACGGTTCAAGACCTGTCGTTATAGACATAAGTCTTCAAGTAAACAGAGGTGAGATTGTAGGGCTTCTCGGTCCTAATGGAGCAGGAAAAACCACAACATTTTACATGCTTATAGGTGTCATAAAATGTGACAGCGGGGCTGTCCTTCTTGATGGTGAAGATATAACAGGCTATCCCATGTATTTAAGGGCTAGAAAGGGTATAGGATATCTACCTCAGGAACCTTCAATATTCAGAAAACTTACAGTTAGAGAGAATATTAAGGCTGTTCTTGAATTCACGGAGGTTGATAAAGAAGGGCTTGATAAAAGAGTTAATGAAATTATTGAAGAGTTCAAATTGAAGGAATTTTCCGAAAGGGAAGGTTACAGGCTCTCAGGAGGAGAAAGGAGGAGGACAGAGATTGCAAGGATGCTCAGCCTTTCACCCTCTTATGTGCTCTTTGATGAACCCTTTGCTGGCATTGACCCCATAACTATAACAGAGCTAAAAAAAATGATAAACTATATCAGGGAAAAAAATGTAGGTATAATAATCACAGATCACAATGTAAGAGATACCCTTTCAATAACAGATAGGGCATACATCATAAATGACGGCAGGATACTGGCGCATGGGACTCCTGAGGAATTGATTAAAAATGAGAGTGTTAAGAAAATCTATCTTGGAGAGGAGTTCAATCTCTGA
- a CDS encoding shikimate dehydrogenase, with the protein MTITGKTKITGLIGYPVEHSLSPLMHNRAFHTLGLDYCYVTFPVEPSRLEDAVKGIRALGLKGVNVTVPHKEAVIKFLDSIDDEAAEIGAVNTIVNKEGLLLGYNTDGKGFMASLNENFVTVKGRRVFLVGAGGAAKAVAYYLSKEAEEVLVYDIDTRKAEALAEGLKKNVKVSENNSAIKDADIIINATPLGLKPDDPAPVETSLLRKGQVVCDLIYKKTKLLKEAELRGCLAIDGLGMLLWQGVFAFELWTGIKPPVEIMRKALLESAN; encoded by the coding sequence ATGACCATTACAGGTAAGACAAAGATAACAGGTCTTATTGGCTATCCTGTAGAACACAGCCTTTCACCGCTTATGCACAACAGAGCCTTCCATACCTTGGGGCTCGATTACTGCTATGTAACCTTTCCAGTTGAACCCTCAAGACTTGAGGATGCTGTCAAGGGTATAAGGGCACTGGGACTTAAAGGTGTTAATGTAACAGTACCTCATAAAGAGGCAGTGATAAAATTCCTTGACAGTATAGATGACGAAGCAGCTGAGATTGGAGCGGTAAATACAATAGTGAATAAGGAAGGACTTCTCCTTGGATACAACACTGATGGAAAGGGATTTATGGCATCCCTTAATGAAAATTTTGTTACAGTAAAAGGCCGTAGGGTTTTTCTCGTAGGAGCGGGCGGAGCTGCAAAGGCAGTTGCTTATTATCTAAGCAAAGAGGCAGAAGAAGTTCTGGTTTATGATATTGACACAAGGAAGGCAGAAGCCCTGGCAGAGGGATTAAAAAAAAATGTTAAGGTCTCTGAGAATAACTCTGCCATTAAAGATGCCGATATAATAATAAATGCAACACCTCTCGGGCTCAAGCCTGATGATCCTGCACCTGTAGAAACTTCTTTATTAAGAAAAGGTCAGGTCGTATGCGATCTCATATATAAAAAAACAAAACTTCTCAAAGAGGCTGAATTAAGAGGCTGTTTAGCTATTGATGGTCTTGGTATGTTGTTGTGGCAGGGTGTTTTTGCCTTTGAACTCTGGACAGGCATAAAACCACCTGTTGAGATAATGAGAAAGGCATTACTTGAATCTGCAAATTAA
- the rpoN gene encoding RNA polymerase factor sigma-54, whose amino-acid sequence MPIESRLDIRLTQKLILTPQLQQAIKLLQMQKLELVEALNQELIENPFLEELNEVTDEPISAEAHDITAEETESPLERLLEFSVDEYFEERASDGRDLGYFNPGTVETPSFEKFVSRKPDLAEHLQWQLMLSHESEEVKKAGEIIIGNIDENGYLRASIEELIALSGLPEEVVRKAVELIQTFDPPGVGARDLKECLLIQARYLGLKDSLVEKIILNNLDDLEKKRFINIAKQYNVSIDEVNQAVKIIQGFDPKPGRNYSSQEPTYVEPDVFIIKDDEEYRIILNDDGVPRFRLNEKYRQLLMNKAQLTKEERQFLEDKLRSAMWLIKSLDQRNRTIYRVTESILNFQREFFDRGVDYLKPLTLRQVAKELGMHESTISRVTSNKFLACPHGIFPFRFFFSSALQGDSGEVSSTKVKELIKKIISEEDPRNPLSDQQIVEILKNSNIHIARRTVSKYRTELKILSQNQRKILEKKEEL is encoded by the coding sequence ATGCCTATTGAGAGCAGGCTTGACATACGGCTTACCCAGAAGCTGATTCTTACGCCCCAGCTCCAGCAGGCAATAAAACTTCTCCAGATGCAAAAGCTGGAGCTTGTTGAGGCATTAAATCAGGAACTAATTGAAAATCCTTTTCTTGAAGAACTTAATGAAGTAACTGATGAACCAATATCAGCCGAAGCCCATGATATCACGGCTGAGGAAACAGAAAGTCCTCTTGAGAGGCTATTAGAGTTCAGCGTTGATGAATATTTTGAAGAGCGAGCAAGTGATGGAAGAGATCTTGGATATTTTAATCCCGGAACAGTAGAGACACCATCCTTTGAGAAATTTGTCAGCAGAAAACCCGATCTGGCAGAGCATCTTCAGTGGCAGCTCATGCTCTCACATGAATCAGAGGAAGTGAAAAAAGCTGGAGAGATCATTATTGGAAACATAGATGAAAATGGTTATCTCAGAGCCTCAATTGAAGAACTTATTGCCCTTTCAGGGCTTCCTGAGGAGGTTGTAAGAAAGGCAGTTGAATTGATCCAGACATTTGATCCTCCAGGTGTGGGAGCAAGAGATTTAAAAGAATGTCTTCTCATACAGGCAAGGTATCTGGGACTTAAAGATTCCCTTGTAGAAAAGATTATTCTAAATAATCTTGATGATCTTGAAAAAAAGAGATTTATCAATATAGCTAAGCAATACAATGTATCTATTGATGAGGTGAATCAGGCTGTAAAAATTATTCAGGGATTTGACCCGAAACCAGGCAGGAATTACTCATCACAGGAACCAACTTATGTCGAACCAGATGTATTTATAATTAAAGATGATGAAGAGTACAGGATAATACTTAATGATGATGGAGTTCCAAGATTCAGGCTTAATGAAAAATACAGGCAATTACTTATGAACAAGGCCCAGCTAACAAAAGAAGAACGTCAGTTTCTTGAGGATAAACTCCGCTCTGCAATGTGGCTCATAAAAAGTCTTGATCAAAGAAACAGGACGATATACAGGGTAACAGAAAGCATCCTGAATTTTCAGAGAGAATTCTTTGACAGGGGTGTTGATTATCTCAAACCTTTGACCCTTAGACAGGTAGCTAAGGAACTAGGCATGCACGAAAGTACAATAAGCAGGGTCACATCCAATAAATTTCTCGCCTGTCCTCATGGTATATTTCCTTTCAGATTTTTCTTCAGCAGCGCATTGCAGGGTGACTCAGGTGAAGTCTCATCTACCAAGGTAAAGGAATTGATAAAAAAGATAATTTCTGAAGAAGATCCCAGAAATCCTTTGAGTGATCAGCAGATAGTGGAAATATTGAAGAATTCAAATATTCACATAGCTAGAAGGACTGTTTCAAAATACAGGACAGAATTAAAAATACTTTCTCAGAATCAGAGAAAGATATTAGAAAAAAAGGAGGAGCTATGA
- the lptA gene encoding lipopolysaccharide transport periplasmic protein LptA, whose translation MKEILGILLIIFTFSISQAAEEKKSIVITSESLTINKKENQAIFSGRVIAKKDELTIFADTMIVYYDNTGTKVEIIEATGNIKVLKGTRTILSEKAVYKAEEDSITFTGEPVAMDGKNIIKGDKIIYYISEDRSVVSNSKVFLKESVQ comes from the coding sequence ATGAAAGAAATTTTAGGCATATTATTAATAATATTTACTTTTTCAATTTCTCAGGCAGCTGAAGAAAAAAAGTCCATAGTAATAACCTCTGAAAGTCTTACCATAAACAAAAAAGAAAATCAGGCAATATTCAGCGGCAGGGTTATTGCAAAAAAGGATGAACTTACAATTTTTGCTGACACCATGATCGTTTATTATGATAATACAGGCACAAAGGTTGAAATAATAGAGGCCACAGGAAACATAAAAGTTTTAAAGGGTACAAGAACAATCCTCTCAGAAAAGGCAGTCTACAAAGCAGAAGAAGACAGCATTACGTTCACAGGTGAGCCTGTTGCTATGGATGGTAAAAATATTATAAAAGGTGATAAGATAATATATTATATCTCTGAAGACCGTTCTGTTGTTTCTAACAGCAAGGTTTTTTTAAAGGAATCTGTTCAGTGA